GTACAGGGCGGTGCAGCCCAGTATATCGAGGCCATCCGAACTCAATGCCCAACCTTACAATGGAAAAATGCTGAAGTGTTGAGCGTAAAGCGCGGGGGGAGACACGTCGAGGTCAGAACAGCAGAACAAGCCGAACACTATGACCGGGTAATTTTTGCTAGCCATGCCGATGATACCTTGCAGCTGCTGGCGGATCCGACTAAAGATGAAATCGAAGTTTTATCCCAATTCTGCTATCAGGACAACCGCATGGTGGTTCATACCGACCAGTCGATCATGCCAAAACAGAAATCACAGTGGGCGAGCTGGCATGTGCATGTGACACAAGATGAGCAGGACAACATTCATTACGGCTTTAGCTACTGGATGAACAACCTGCAAAAACTGGAGTGTAAACCACAAGTCTTTGCCACCCTTAATCCGAACTTGCCGATTCGTGCCGACAAGATTCTGATCGAACGCCATTATCGTCATCCTGTGTTTGACCAGCAGGCCATTAAAGCCCAGTCAAAATGGTACAAGATCAATGGTGTAAATAATACCTTGTTCTGTGGCGCATATTGGGGCTGGGGTTTCCATGAGGATGGTGCACGCAGTGCCGAGCGCGTTGTACAGCTTTTATCCCGTGAAAAGACCCAGAGCCAGAAGGCTTATGAGCATGTTTGAAGCACCGCTGGCGATTGCACAAAGTACCATCCGGCATCGACGTTATGTGCCTAAAGCACATGATTTCACTGCGACGTTAGATTATCTATGCTTTGATCCAGATCAGCTAGATCACTTAACCCGAGCATCCTGGCTATGGTCTAGCCAGAAATGTAATCTGTTGAGTTTACATCCACAAGACTTTCTAGCGGGTTACAGCGGTGATTTACGTGAAAAACTGGCCAAGGTGCTGATGCATCAGGCGAATTATGTACTGCCAGCATCTGCGCTGATCCGGATTCTGACTTTACCCCGCAGTATGGGATTTCGCTTTAATTCGGTGGTGTTCTATTTTATTGCTGATGCTTGCCAGCAACTATTATTTATCGTGAGTGAGATTACCAACACACCCTGGAATGAGCGCAAGGTTTATGTGCATGACTGCCGTATGACAGCACAGCGTCATCCACCTTATCAACGCTATCAGTTCGATTTTGACAAAAGCTTTCATGTTTCGCCCTTTATGCCCATGACACTGCATTATCGCTGGCACTTTAGTTTCTCGCCTGAACAGTCCTGCATTCATATGCAACTGATTGAGAATGAAAAACTCATTTTTGATGCCACCATGCGCTTTGTGCTGCATGCCATCACAACGCCTTCACAGCAAGCAGCCTATGCTGTGAAAAGTGCACTGCAACCGTTGAAAATGCTTGGCCTGATTTATCTACATGCGTATCGGTTGTGGTGCAAAAAAATTCCGTTTTACCGGCACCCGAAAAAGATTAAGGATGTATAAACAATATGAAATCACTCATTTTTGGTGAAAATACGTCACTTCCTCTCGCGCTACGCAGCCTGAAACTGCTGCGTCATGGACAGATTCGTTTTCATGGGGTGTTTAACGGCTGTGTCGGTGAAGCATCAGACTTATATGCAGAAATAGAAGTCCATGATCGGCGTTTACTGGAACTGGTGTTTAAAAATGGGGTACTCGGAGCCGCAGAAGGGTATATCAACGGTTACTGGTCGAGTGAGCATCTGGTCGAGCTGATCCGAATTTTGGCACGTAATCGCGAAATTCTGGATCGTATGAACCAGCATCCACTGGCGCAGGCCAGTCAGTGGCTACTCAAGGCATGGTATCAGTCACGCAAGAATTCGCTTTCCGGTAGCCGTAAAAACATTGCCGAGCACTATGACCTCAGCAATGACTTTTTTAAGCTGTTTCTGGATGACAGTCTGATGTATTCCAGTGCGGTGT
This portion of the Acinetobacter sp. GSS19 genome encodes:
- a CDS encoding NAD(P)/FAD-dependent oxidoreductase, which encodes MKIAIIGSGISGMYAAWKLASQHEVTLYEKNSYFGGHTDTHQFCLGGKQVAVDSGFIVFNEYNYPLFSQMLSQLGVAVQKSNMSFSVNNLVTGLQYNPSKKWSLVTRPQNLLKKSFRLMLSDLLRFYEQNKNIVLDDYSPDYTLEEYLDEHGYSEVFRQEHLYPMCGALWSSPIEQIGRIPYKFVVSFFQHHRMLQLKERPEWLTVQGGAAQYIEAIRTQCPTLQWKNAEVLSVKRGGRHVEVRTAEQAEHYDRVIFASHADDTLQLLADPTKDEIEVLSQFCYQDNRMVVHTDQSIMPKQKSQWASWHVHVTQDEQDNIHYGFSYWMNNLQKLECKPQVFATLNPNLPIRADKILIERHYRHPVFDQQAIKAQSKWYKINGVNNTLFCGAYWGWGFHEDGARSAERVVQLLSREKTQSQKAYEHV
- a CDS encoding DUF1365 domain-containing protein — its product is MFEAPLAIAQSTIRHRRYVPKAHDFTATLDYLCFDPDQLDHLTRASWLWSSQKCNLLSLHPQDFLAGYSGDLREKLAKVLMHQANYVLPASALIRILTLPRSMGFRFNSVVFYFIADACQQLLFIVSEITNTPWNERKVYVHDCRMTAQRHPPYQRYQFDFDKSFHVSPFMPMTLHYRWHFSFSPEQSCIHMQLIENEKLIFDATMRFVLHAITTPSQQAAYAVKSALQPLKMLGLIYLHAYRLWCKKIPFYRHPKKIKDV